The DNA sequence CCGGTGCTTGGGATACTCCGCCCCGACGACGTGCTGAATGGTGATCGCCCGCACCATCTGGTAGGTGCGGATGCGGAAGGCCGGATCGCAGGACATGCGGATGTAGGTGTCCTGCGGCTTGACGCCGTAATCCTCGCTCAGCCAGTCGATCATGTTGGCGCAGGCGTCGTAGACCGCGTGCTCCATCGGCAGGTTGATGCCGACTGCGACGATGCTCTCCGGCTTGACGATCCGAACAGTCGGCTGGCGCTTGTTCTTGATGACGGTGCAGTTGAGCTGCACGGTGGCGCGCGTTTCGTCCGCGATGCCGGTGAACTCCGTATCGCCCTGTCCGCCGTGGATGTCGCCGATGTAGAGCAATCCGCCCTCGTGGTAGGAATTGAGCAGGATCGTGTGGCCGGGCGCCACGTCCCGGCAGTCGATATTGCCGCCGAACGGGCCCTGGCCCAGCAGCGAGGTGAAGACCTCGCGTTCCGGAGCGGTCGCCAGAGTCCCGCAGAAGGGCTCCAGATCCCAGGTCAGCTTGTCGGAATACTTGCCCTTGCCATCCCGGGTCTTGCCGCTCGGGCCGGGCAGATGTTCGATGACCTGCACCCGCGGCTCCGCGCACTGGCCGCCCCAGCGCGTCGACTCGCCATAGGGGCCGATGCCCGGGAGAATGCCCGAGAAGCCGTAGCGCCACGGGTCGATGGTCTCGAGGTTGACGGCGAGGACGTCGCCAGCTTCGCAGCCTTCGACGTAGATCGGGCCGACGACGGGATTGTATTTTGGAGGCCAGGCCGCGTTCAGCGCTTCGACATGGGCATCGCCCACGAACTGGTGCACCTTCGGATTGTCGCTGTCGTCCTCGATCAGGCCCGACAGCGCATCGTCGGTCTCGATCTGGAACGACTCCTCCTGCTTGACGCGAAGCACGGGCTCGTCTCGCGCATCGAACGCGTATTTCGTCACTTCGCCACGCTTGATGATCTGCATCGATCGGCCTCCCTGGGTTCGATGGATGGCCGGGGTGTCGCCCGGCCGGCACGTCGCGTGCCCTGTCCCCGCAAGACATTGCAATGAAACATTACGATACCGGGCGCATCGGAGAAACCTTGCCCTGTGAACGTTGCCCTGTGAACGTTGCGATGTGTGGCTCAACTCGCCGGCCGGCGGTATCGTCCGGGGACGGCCGGAACCGCCTGCGGATACGGACGGTGTCGCGGTAAGCTGGCCCCGAGGCGCGACGGAGGTGGCGCGCGTGCGGAAAACGGGATACGGCGTGGAACGGAAAAAACCGGAGCAAGCGCAATGAAGGCGGCGGTGTGCCGGGCATTCGATGCGCCCCTGGAGATCGCGGACATCGATCTCCGCCCGCCGGGGCCGGGCGAGGTCGAGGTCGCAATCGCCGCGTGCGCCGTCTGCCATTCGGATCTCCACGCGATGGACGGCGCCTGGGGCGGCTACCTGCCGGCAGTTTACGGGCACGAAGCGGCGGGCCATGTGACGGCCATCGGAGAGGGCGTTACCGACATCGCAAAGGGCGGCCCGGTGCTTGTCACACCCATCCGCGCCTGCGGGACCTGCCCGTCCTGCGCCGGCGGGCATCCGGCGACCTGCGAAACGCCGTATGACCGGGTCGGCGACAGCCCGCTCAGGGACCGGGACGGCACGCCGGTCGAGCAGGGAATTTCGGCGGCGGCCTTCGCCGAGCGCGTCGTCGTCGACCGGAGCCAGGTCCAGAAGATACCGGCCGATATCGGCATGGATGCGGCCTGCCTGCTCTCCTGCGGGGTCATCACCGGCTTCGGCGCCGTTACCAACACCGCCGACGTGAAACCGGGCAGCGATGTCGTGGTGGCCGGCGCCGGCGGCGTGGGTCTGAACAGCATCCAGGGCGCCGCCATCGCCGGCGCGGCGCGGGTGATCGCCGTCGACCCGGTGCCGGAAAAGCTCGACGCCGCCCGCGAATTCGGCGCGACGGATGTCGTGCTGGCGACGGATGACGATGTCGAACATCAGATCGGAAAGCTGACCGGAGGCCGCGGCGCGGATACCGTCCTGGTCACGGTCGGCGCTGCCGACGCCTACCGGCAAGCGCCGCGCTTCCTTGCGCCCCGGGGCCAATTGATCGCGGTCGGCATGCCACCGTCGGACGCGTGGGCGGAATGGTCTCCCGCCGATTTCTCCTACTACGGCCAGGGCATCAGCGGCTCGTGCCTGGGCGATACGGTGCTCTCGCGGGACATTCCCGCCCTCGTCGAACTCTACCGGCAGGGGCGCCTCAAACTCGACGAACTGGTAACCGGCAGGTACCCGTGCGCGCGGATCAACGACGCCATCGGCGACACGCGGTCCGGCCGGTCCCGGCGCAATGTCATCCTGTTCGACGGATACGGCCGATGAAGCTGGCGGATCTTGAGGTCTTCGTCGTCGGCAACCCGCCGCCCGGCTGGGGCGGCCGCTATTTCTTCTTCGTGAAAGTCTCCACGGCCTGCGGCGTGGCGGGATACGGCGAGGTCTACGCCGCCGCTGTCGGGCCGGCGGCCATGAAGGCCGTGGTCCGGGACATCTTCGAACGGCACATGGCGGGCGAAAACCCCGAGAACATCGAGATGATGTTCCGCCGGGCCTATTCCTCCGGCTTCACCCAGCGTCCCGACCCGACGGTCATGGGCGCCTTCTCGGGGCTCGAAATGGCCTGCTGGGACATCATGGGCAAGGCGCACGGCCGGCCGGTCCATGCCTTCCTGGGTGGCATGATGAACGAGCGGCTCCGCTCCTACACCTATCTCTATCCGTTGCCGGGCCATGACCTGAGGGCATTCTGGACCAGCCCGGAGATGGCGGCGGAATGCGCGGTGGAAATGGTGCGGCTCGGCTTCACCGCCGTGAAGTTCGACCCGGCCGGCCCCTATACCGTGCGGGGTGGTCACCAGCCGGCGATGGGCGACATCGAGCTTTCGGCCGAATTCTGCCGTGCCGTGCGCGACGCGGTGGGGAGCCGGGCCGATATCCTGTTCGGCACCCACGGCCAGTTCACCACATCCGGCGCGATCCGCCTCGGCCGGCGCCTCGAGGAATTCGATCCGCTCTGGTTCGAGGAGCCGGTGCCGCCCGACAATCCCGACGAATTCGCCAAAGTCGCGGCGGCCCTGCGCATTCCGGTGGCGACCGGCGAACGGCTCTCGACCAAGGCCGAATTCGCGGCGGTGCTCAAGACCGGCGGCGCAAGCATCGTCCAGCCGGCGCTCGGCCGCTCGGGCGGGCTGCTCGAAACCAAGAAGATCGCGGCGATCGCCGAGGTCTTCAACGCCCAGGTCGCGCCGCATCTCTACGCCGGACCGGTCGAGTGGGCGGCGAACATCCAGCTGGCGGCCTGCATCCCCAATCTCCTGATGGTCGAGACCATCCAGACCGGCGGCGACTTTCACCGCCGGCTGATCGGCGACGCGATCGAGTGGGAAGACGGCTACATCCGGACGCCGACAGCGCCGGGGCTCGGCATCGACTTCGACGAGGATCTTGCGCGGGCCCATCCCTACAAAGGAACCCAATTGCACCTTGAGATGCAGGAAGCGCCCTGCGACTACACCGGCGCCAATGCGTTCGCAGGCGGTGCGCCGCCTGTGAAGGAATGATTCGCGACGCCTGTCTCTTTCAGGCCGGCTTTCAGAGTGCGTTGCGCTGCCGGGGCGGCCGGAAAATGCCCGTGTTAAGGCAACCGGGGGATGCTATAGTCGATTCCTGCACATCTGTCGGCATACCGATATGAATTTGGATTCATGCATCGCGCTCATTATGGGGCGCCGCTGGCTGACCGTTCTTCTTTCATTGCTTCTCATGCTGGTTCTCGCCACCGGCGCAATGTTCATAGTCAATGTCGACGTCGACGTTCGAAATCATTTCAGCAAAAACGACCCGCACATTGTTGCGCTCGAACAGCTTGAAGACACCTACGCGCTTTCGGACGCCGCGTTCGTTACCGTAGCGCCGCGCAACGGCACAGTTTTCACACGCGAAGCGCTTGTCGCCATAGAAGATCTGACCGAACAGCTCTGGCATACGCCCTACGTTACCCGTATCGATTCCATCGCAAACTATTCGCACAGCGAGGGCCGTGAGGACGAACTTATCGTCGAGCGGCTGATCGACGGCGCCGGTTCTCTCAGCGCCGGCGACATAAGACGTATCGAAAAAATCGCGCTCGAAACCGAGGAAGTTGCCGGGCGCCTGGTTTCCCGGGACGGTCAGGTCGCCGGGTTGGTCGTCAGCATTGCGCTTCCCGAGAAACGACAGCAGGCGCGCGTGGAAATCGTCGATTTCCTCAACGAAACGCTCGCCGCGGTCCGGGCGAAACATGCGGACATCGATTACCACTTGACCGGTGAAATCGTCCTCAATCGCGCCATGCGCGACGCGATCAACGACGACATGGGCATCCTGGCGCCGCTTGCGCTGGTGACGATGCTGCTCGTCGCCATAGTCCTGCTCCGCTCGATCTGGGGAACCGTGGCGATCGTCGTGATGCTGATCGTCGTCTTCCTGTCCGCGCTGGGCTTCATCGGCTGGGCCGGGATGAAGTTCTACGGAGAGAGCGGCGCGGCGCTGTTCGTCCTGATGGCGGTCACCGTCGCGCACTCCGTCCATATGATCGAGGCCGTGGCGGCGGGATTGCGCCAGGGCATGGATCGCAAACAGGCTGCGACTCACGCCCTGCAAGTCAACATATGGCCCGTTTTCCTGACGTCGCTGACGACCGCGATCGGTTTCCTCAGCCTGAATTTTGCGGAAATGCCGCCGTTTCGGGTCATGGGGAACATGGTGGCGTTCGGCGCCATGTGCGCCTTCGTCTATTCGGTCACGCTGCTGCCGGTATTTCTGTCGGTCGTGCCCCTGCGCGCCCGGCCCGTGCGCGCCGGACACTCGAATGTCTTCGATCGTCTCGGGCGGTTTGTCGTTTCCCACCGCACGACACTTCTATGGTCTTTCGGCATCGTGACCGTTGTGCTCATCGCCGGAATTTCGCGGATCGAGCTCAAGGAAAACTGGCTCGAACTGCTCGACGAAAGCTACGAGTTCCGGCGCTCCACGGATTTCGTGAGCGAGAAATTCGCCGGCGTGGAAACCTACGAATACTCGCTCAATTCCGGGCGCGAGGGCGGCGTAACCGATATCGAATACCTGCGCCGCGTCGATGCGTTTGCGCAATGGTACCGGGCGCAGCCTGAAGTGGCCCACGTCTTCGCCATTTCCGACATCATGAAGCGGCTGAACAAGAACCTGCACGGCGACAAACAGGAATTTTACGCTATTCCGGACAACTCCGATCTCGCTGCGCAGTATTTGCTGCTTTACGAGTTTTCCTTGCCGGAAGGTCGCGACCTGAACAATCTCATCGACGTCGGACGCGCGGCGACGCGCATGACGGTCACGCTCAAGAGCCTGTCCACCAACGAGAAGATCGCGCTTGACGAACGCGCGCGGGACTGGCTGAGGACCAATGCCCCCGGCATGGAATCCGGCGCCACCGGCGTCGCCGTCGTCGGCGCCAATTCGATCCAGCGGAACATCGAAGGCATGTTGCGCGGCACCATCGTGGCGATGGCGATCGTCTCCCTGCTCCTGCTGTTCGTCTTCAGGAGCGTGCGGCTCGGCCTGATCAGCCTGATACCCAATTTCGTTCCGGCCGCCATGGCGATGGGCCTGTGGGGCTATGCGGTCGGAGCGGTCGGGAATGCGGCGGCGGTCGTCACCGCGATCGCCTTCGGCATCATCGTGGACGACACGATTCACTTCATGACCAAATATGTCGGCGCCAGGAAGCGCGGCCTGTTGCCGTCGGAGTCGGTACAATCCGCCTTTGGCTCGGTCGGCAAGGCGCTGGTGACGACGACCATCGTGTTCGGATTGGGTTTCCTTGTATTCGGCGCGTCGGGGATGACGACCAACCAGGCGCTCGGCATGCTCGTGGGAATGACGGTCGTCATCGCGCTGCTGGCGGATTTCCTGTTCCTCCCGCCGCTGCTCATGGCCCTCGACGGGACCAGGGAGACGACCGCGCAGATCAGGGAACGGCTCAGGCGGCCGGCCGATTGACGCCGGCGGCTTGACGACCTTCCTGGGTCTCTTCGGGAAAATCCGCCATGCAACTCCGCAGATTGTCCAACGGGTTGAAGGCCGCGTACCACGGGTCGAACGTGGCTCGCCGGGTGCAGCGGTTCAATGGCTGGACCGGCAGGGCTTTCGCGGAGGATTCCGGCGCGGCCGGCTATGACCACGCCGAAACCGTCAAGGAATATTACGACCTTTGCAGCGAGTTCATGACCTTCGGTTGGGGCGAATCCCTGCACTTCGCGCCGCTGTCGCCCCGGGAGAGCCTGGAGGACGCTAAGGTCCGGCATCAGCGGCTGATGATCGCCAAGCTGGAACTGCGGGAAGGCATGACGGTTGTCGATGTCGGCTGCGGGATAGGCGGTCCGATGCGCCGCGTCGCCCGTGAGGCGGGCGTCAGGGTCACCGGGATCAACAGCAACGAACTCCAGCTGGAAAAGGCGAAATCGCTTAACCGCCAGGCAGGGCTCGATCACAGGGTCGACTACGTCACATGCAGCTTCATGGATATGAGCGCCATCGAGGACGGTGCCTTCGACCGGGGCTATGCGATCGAATCGACGTGCCATGCGCCGGACAAGGCGGGCGCGTTCGCCGAGATTTACCGTGTGCTGAAACCCGGTGCTCTCTTCTGGGGTCAGGAAATGTGCCTGACGGACAGGTTCGATCCCGACGACAGTCGGCACCGGGCCGTCAAGCGGGAACTGATGCACGGCATCGCGCTCAAGGAAATTGCGACGATAGGCGAAGTCGACCGGGCGCTCGAAATTGCCGGGTTCCAGGTCATCGAGGGAAGTGACCTGGCTGTCGGGGAGAACGGTCCGGTCACGCCGTGGTACCGACCCATGGAGACCCAGCGCGGAACGGTCGGTAATGCCCTCCGCAGGACTCCGCTGGGCCGCAAGGCGATCATCGGAGTCTCCAGGCTGGCCGAGATAGCGGGGGTCTTCCCGAAAGGCTCAGCACATGTCGTCCGGCTGCTGGATCGCACCGCCGACGCCTATATCGCCGGGGGCAAAGCCGGGATCTTCACGCCGCTATATTGTTTCCTGGCGCGCAAACCGCTTTAGGCGCCGCTGTCCCCATGCTCCGTCGCTCCCCTGTCGCGTCAGACGGGCAGTCCGCGCTTCTGCTCTGCAATACGGAACTTCAGTTTCTTGCTCGGTTTCATCGACGGGAGCGGGCTGAAGCTGAGCGAATCGGCATAGCTTGCGGGAGACACCTCGAGGGTGAAGTGGTGCGCGATCATCAGCAGATTGACGGCCAGTTGCAGGTCCATCCACCGGTTGCCGAGGCAGGTGTGCGTGCCCAGCCCGTAGGGCGCGTATCCGGGATCGCGGTGCTCGCTGCGCTCCGGCAGATAGCGGTCGACATCGAATGAGAAGGGGTCGGGGAAAACGTCTTCCATATAGTGCGAAGCCGTTTGGGCGATATAGACCCGCGACCCGACCGGTATTTCGTATCCCTCGACCACGAAGGTATTCATGACATCCCGCATGGACATCGGGACGATCGGGTACATGCGCAGGCATTCGGTGAGGAAGCGGTGCGTGAACTCGATCGCGGACGGGGTGAAATCTTCACCGTCCGGATCGCCGTTCTCGAACAGGGCGTCGGCTTCGGCCCGGATTTTCTCGTAATGCTCGGGCTGCGACGCCATGGCGTAAACCGCGAAGCTCAGCGCATCGCCGAGATACACGCTGGCGACCAGCGCCGCGGACAGGGCGAAACGCAGGTTCGCCTCCGGCACCAGCTGCGGATCGCTCGCGTGCAGGCTCAGCCAGTCGTCGGTAAGGTTCCGTGGGCAGCCGACCCGCTGAGCCGGCGTATGGACGCTTTGGACCCGTTCGAGCAGCGTGTCGACGGTTTTCGCCCGGCGCTTCATGCCCGGGGTATTCAGCATGAATTTGGGCAGGGCCTTGATGATGTGAGTGATGAGCGCACGCTCCTTGAAGGCCATCAGGTCGTCGATGATGTCCTGAGAATCGACGCTGATGAAAAGAGGCGAGAGTTGCGCGTTCACCATGCGCCGGCACAGGCGCGTCGCCTGGTAGGTTTCGCCGACCTTCCAATCGGCCATGTATTTGCGGACATAGTCGT is a window from the Rhodospirillaceae bacterium genome containing:
- a CDS encoding class I SAM-dependent methyltransferase, encoding MQLRRLSNGLKAAYHGSNVARRVQRFNGWTGRAFAEDSGAAGYDHAETVKEYYDLCSEFMTFGWGESLHFAPLSPRESLEDAKVRHQRLMIAKLELREGMTVVDVGCGIGGPMRRVAREAGVRVTGINSNELQLEKAKSLNRQAGLDHRVDYVTCSFMDMSAIEDGAFDRGYAIESTCHAPDKAGAFAEIYRVLKPGALFWGQEMCLTDRFDPDDSRHRAVKRELMHGIALKEIATIGEVDRALEIAGFQVIEGSDLAVGENGPVTPWYRPMETQRGTVGNALRRTPLGRKAIIGVSRLAEIAGVFPKGSAHVVRLLDRTADAYIAGGKAGIFTPLYCFLARKPL
- a CDS encoding zinc-binding dehydrogenase, which gives rise to MKAAVCRAFDAPLEIADIDLRPPGPGEVEVAIAACAVCHSDLHAMDGAWGGYLPAVYGHEAAGHVTAIGEGVTDIAKGGPVLVTPIRACGTCPSCAGGHPATCETPYDRVGDSPLRDRDGTPVEQGISAAAFAERVVVDRSQVQKIPADIGMDAACLLSCGVITGFGAVTNTADVKPGSDVVVAGAGGVGLNSIQGAAIAGAARVIAVDPVPEKLDAAREFGATDVVLATDDDVEHQIGKLTGGRGADTVLVTVGAADAYRQAPRFLAPRGQLIAVGMPPSDAWAEWSPADFSYYGQGISGSCLGDTVLSRDIPALVELYRQGRLKLDELVTGRYPCARINDAIGDTRSGRSRRNVILFDGYGR
- a CDS encoding mandelate racemase/muconate lactonizing enzyme family protein — protein: MKLADLEVFVVGNPPPGWGGRYFFFVKVSTACGVAGYGEVYAAAVGPAAMKAVVRDIFERHMAGENPENIEMMFRRAYSSGFTQRPDPTVMGAFSGLEMACWDIMGKAHGRPVHAFLGGMMNERLRSYTYLYPLPGHDLRAFWTSPEMAAECAVEMVRLGFTAVKFDPAGPYTVRGGHQPAMGDIELSAEFCRAVRDAVGSRADILFGTHGQFTTSGAIRLGRRLEEFDPLWFEEPVPPDNPDEFAKVAAALRIPVATGERLSTKAEFAAVLKTGGASIVQPALGRSGGLLETKKIAAIAEVFNAQVAPHLYAGPVEWAANIQLAACIPNLLMVETIQTGGDFHRRLIGDAIEWEDGYIRTPTAPGLGIDFDEDLARAHPYKGTQLHLEMQEAPCDYTGANAFAGGAPPVKE
- a CDS encoding MMPL family transporter, which gives rise to MNLDSCIALIMGRRWLTVLLSLLLMLVLATGAMFIVNVDVDVRNHFSKNDPHIVALEQLEDTYALSDAAFVTVAPRNGTVFTREALVAIEDLTEQLWHTPYVTRIDSIANYSHSEGREDELIVERLIDGAGSLSAGDIRRIEKIALETEEVAGRLVSRDGQVAGLVVSIALPEKRQQARVEIVDFLNETLAAVRAKHADIDYHLTGEIVLNRAMRDAINDDMGILAPLALVTMLLVAIVLLRSIWGTVAIVVMLIVVFLSALGFIGWAGMKFYGESGAALFVLMAVTVAHSVHMIEAVAAGLRQGMDRKQAATHALQVNIWPVFLTSLTTAIGFLSLNFAEMPPFRVMGNMVAFGAMCAFVYSVTLLPVFLSVVPLRARPVRAGHSNVFDRLGRFVVSHRTTLLWSFGIVTVVLIAGISRIELKENWLELLDESYEFRRSTDFVSEKFAGVETYEYSLNSGREGGVTDIEYLRRVDAFAQWYRAQPEVAHVFAISDIMKRLNKNLHGDKQEFYAIPDNSDLAAQYLLLYEFSLPEGRDLNNLIDVGRAATRMTVTLKSLSTNEKIALDERARDWLRTNAPGMESGATGVAVVGANSIQRNIEGMLRGTIVAMAIVSLLLLFVFRSVRLGLISLIPNFVPAAMAMGLWGYAVGAVGNAAAVVTAIAFGIIVDDTIHFMTKYVGARKRGLLPSESVQSAFGSVGKALVTTTIVFGLGFLVFGASGMTTNQALGMLVGMTVVIALLADFLFLPPLLMALDGTRETTAQIRERLRRPAD
- a CDS encoding acetamidase/formamidase family protein, with the translated sequence MQIIKRGEVTKYAFDARDEPVLRVKQEESFQIETDDALSGLIEDDSDNPKVHQFVGDAHVEALNAAWPPKYNPVVGPIYVEGCEAGDVLAVNLETIDPWRYGFSGILPGIGPYGESTRWGGQCAEPRVQVIEHLPGPSGKTRDGKGKYSDKLTWDLEPFCGTLATAPEREVFTSLLGQGPFGGNIDCRDVAPGHTILLNSYHEGGLLYIGDIHGGQGDTEFTGIADETRATVQLNCTVIKNKRQPTVRIVKPESIVAVGINLPMEHAVYDACANMIDWLSEDYGVKPQDTYIRMSCDPAFRIRTYQMVRAITIQHVVGAEYPKHRLSPAF